In Streptomyces violaceusniger Tu 4113, one DNA window encodes the following:
- the thyX gene encoding FAD-dependent thymidylate synthase, whose amino-acid sequence MTEIPAETEKAGFRSDVTVELVKHSAADSDVLWAARVSTAGEQSLEEITKDPERSKGLINFLMRDRHGSPFEHNSMTFFISAPIFVFREFMRHRVGWSYNEESGRYRRLEPVFYVPGEARKLVQQGRPGKYEFVEGTAAQHELTGRVMEDAYRHAYEAYQEMLAAGVAREVARSVLPVGLFSSMYATCNARSLMHFLGLRTQHEQAAVPSFPQREIEMVGEKMEAAWSRLMPLTHAAFNANGRVAP is encoded by the coding sequence GTGACCGAGATCCCCGCCGAGACCGAGAAGGCCGGCTTCCGCAGCGATGTGACCGTCGAGCTGGTCAAGCACAGCGCCGCCGACTCCGATGTGCTGTGGGCCGCGCGGGTGTCGACCGCGGGCGAGCAGTCCCTCGAGGAGATCACCAAGGACCCGGAGCGCTCCAAGGGGCTGATCAACTTCCTGATGCGGGACCGCCACGGCAGCCCGTTCGAGCACAACTCGATGACCTTCTTCATCAGCGCCCCGATCTTCGTCTTCCGCGAGTTCATGCGGCACCGCGTGGGCTGGTCGTACAACGAGGAGTCCGGTCGCTACCGCCGCCTGGAGCCGGTGTTCTACGTGCCGGGGGAGGCGCGCAAGCTGGTCCAGCAGGGCCGCCCGGGGAAGTACGAGTTCGTCGAGGGCACCGCGGCGCAGCACGAGCTGACCGGCCGGGTGATGGAGGACGCGTACCGCCATGCGTACGAGGCGTACCAGGAGATGCTGGCCGCGGGAGTGGCCCGCGAGGTGGCCCGTTCGGTGCTCCCGGTCGGCCTGTTCTCCTCGATGTACGCGACCTGCAACGCCCGCTCGCTGATGCACTTCCTCGGCCTGCGCACCCAGCACGAGCAGGCCGCGGTGCCCTCGTTCCCGCAGCGGGAGATCGAGATGGTGGGGGAGAAGATGGAGGCGGCCTGGTCGCGGCTGATGCCGCTCACCCACGCGGCCTTCAACGCCAACGGCCGAGTGGCCCCGTAG
- the dapB gene encoding 4-hydroxy-tetrahydrodipicolinate reductase, translated as MSKLRVAVLGARGRIGAEAVRAVEAAEDLELVAALGRGDGLETLVEAGAEVAVELTEPASVMENLEFCVRHGIHGVVGTTGWTDERLARLGGWLDASPTTGVLIAPNFSIGAVLTMRFARQAARFFESVEVIELHHPKKVDAPSGTAARTAQLIAEARREAGCAPQPDATTTALDGARGADVDGVPVHSVRLRGLLAHQEVLLGGEGETLTIRHDSTHHSSFMPGILLGVRRVVTTPGLTFGLEHFLDLD; from the coding sequence ATGAGCAAGCTGCGTGTGGCCGTTCTCGGTGCCAGGGGCCGGATCGGCGCCGAGGCCGTACGAGCCGTGGAGGCCGCCGAGGACCTGGAGCTGGTCGCCGCGCTGGGGCGGGGCGACGGGCTCGAGACCCTGGTCGAGGCGGGCGCCGAGGTGGCGGTCGAGCTGACCGAACCGGCCTCGGTGATGGAGAACCTCGAGTTCTGCGTCCGCCACGGCATCCACGGCGTCGTCGGCACCACCGGCTGGACGGACGAGCGCCTGGCGCGGCTGGGCGGCTGGCTCGACGCCTCGCCGACCACCGGCGTGCTCATCGCGCCCAACTTCTCCATCGGTGCCGTGCTGACCATGCGGTTCGCCCGCCAGGCCGCCCGGTTCTTCGAATCGGTCGAGGTCATCGAGCTGCACCACCCCAAGAAGGTGGACGCTCCCTCCGGCACGGCCGCGCGCACCGCCCAGCTCATCGCCGAGGCCCGGCGGGAGGCCGGCTGCGCCCCGCAGCCGGACGCCACCACCACGGCGCTCGACGGCGCGCGAGGCGCCGACGTGGACGGGGTGCCGGTGCACTCGGTGCGGCTGCGCGGGCTCCTCGCCCATCAGGAGGTCCTGCTGGGCGGCGAGGGCGAGACGCTCACCATCCGCCATGACTCCACCCACCACAGCAGCTTCATGCCCGGCATCCTGCTCGGCGTCCGCCGCGTGGTGACCACCCCCGGCCTGACCTTCGGCCTGGAACACTTCCTGGATCTGGACTGA
- a CDS encoding M16 family metallopeptidase: protein MTSRDDETTARTSSEARAVARTQTLLEGENGIGTVRRTTLPGGLRVVTETLPSVRSATFGIWAHVGSRDETPTLGGATHYLEHLLFKGTRRRSALDISAAIDEVGGEMNAFTAKEYTCYYARVLDTDLPLAIDVVCDMLTGSVIGAADVDAERGVVLEEIAMTEDDPGDCVHDLFAHTMLGDTPLGRPVLGTVDTVNALGRDQIARFYRKHYDPTHLVVAAAGNVDHDDVVRQVHAAFDGAGALSRTDALPVAPRSGIRAIRTAGKVGLLNRKTEQAHVVLGMPGIPRTDDRRWALGVLNTALGGGMSSRLFQEVREKRGLAYSVYSYTSSFADCGLFGVYAGCRPNQVHDVLKICRDELTQVAENGLSDEELRRAVGQLAGSTVLGLEDTGALMNRIGKSELCWGEQMSVDDMLERIAAVTPDEVREVARDVLGQRPSLSVIGPLKDKQAARLDEAVA from the coding sequence GTGACGTCCCGCGACGACGAGACGACGGCCCGCACCTCCTCGGAGGCGCGGGCCGTCGCCCGTACCCAAACGCTTCTCGAGGGCGAGAACGGCATCGGAACGGTCCGCAGGACGACCCTCCCCGGGGGCTTGCGCGTCGTCACCGAGACCCTCCCGTCCGTGCGCTCGGCGACCTTCGGCATCTGGGCGCACGTCGGCTCGCGCGACGAGACCCCGACGCTCGGCGGGGCCACCCACTATCTGGAACACCTGCTCTTCAAGGGCACCCGGCGGCGCAGCGCGCTGGACATCTCCGCCGCCATCGACGAGGTCGGCGGCGAGATGAACGCGTTCACCGCCAAGGAGTACACCTGCTACTACGCGCGGGTGCTCGACACCGATCTGCCGCTGGCCATCGACGTCGTCTGCGACATGCTGACCGGCTCGGTGATCGGCGCGGCGGACGTGGACGCGGAGCGCGGTGTCGTCCTCGAAGAGATCGCGATGACCGAGGACGACCCGGGCGACTGTGTGCACGACCTGTTCGCCCACACCATGCTCGGTGACACCCCGCTCGGCCGCCCGGTCCTGGGCACCGTCGACACCGTCAACGCCCTGGGCCGCGACCAGATCGCCCGCTTCTACCGGAAGCACTACGACCCGACGCATCTGGTCGTCGCCGCCGCGGGCAATGTGGACCACGACGACGTGGTGCGCCAGGTGCACGCGGCGTTCGACGGGGCGGGCGCCCTGTCCCGTACCGACGCGCTCCCGGTCGCCCCGCGCTCCGGCATCCGGGCGATCCGTACGGCGGGCAAGGTCGGGCTGCTGAACCGCAAGACCGAGCAGGCCCATGTCGTCCTCGGCATGCCGGGCATCCCGCGCACCGACGACCGCCGCTGGGCGCTCGGGGTGCTCAACACCGCCCTCGGCGGCGGTATGAGCTCCCGGCTCTTCCAGGAGGTCCGGGAGAAGCGCGGGCTCGCCTACAGCGTCTACTCCTACACCTCCAGCTTCGCCGACTGCGGACTCTTCGGCGTCTACGCCGGCTGCCGCCCGAACCAGGTGCACGACGTCCTCAAGATCTGCCGCGACGAACTCACCCAGGTCGCGGAGAACGGCCTCAGCGACGAGGAGTTGCGGCGCGCCGTCGGCCAGCTCGCCGGCTCCACCGTGCTGGGCCTGGAGGACACCGGCGCGCTCATGAACCGGATCGGCAAGAGCGAGCTGTGCTGGGGCGAGCAGATGTCGGTGGACGACATGCTCGAGCGGATCGCGGCGGTCACCCCGGACGAGGTGCGCGAGGTGGCGCGCGATGTACTGGGACAGCGTCCTTCGCTGTCCGTCATCGGCCCGCTGAAGGACAAGCAGGCGGCCCGTCTGGACGAGGCCGTCGCCTAG
- a CDS encoding polyribonucleotide nucleotidyltransferase — protein MENETHYAEAVIDNGTFGTRTIRFETGRLARQAAGSAVAYLDDDTMVLSATTVSKNPKDQLDFFPLTVDVEERMYAAGRIPGSFFRREGRPSEDAILTCRLIDRPLRPSFKKGLRNEIQVVETIMALNPDHLYDVVAINAASCSTQLAGLPFSGPIGGTRVALIKGQWVAFPTHSELEEAVFDMVVAGRVLEDGDVAIMMVEAEATQQTIQLVKDGAEAPTEEIVAAGLEASKPFIKVLCKAQADLAAKAAKPTAEFPIFLDFQDDILEALTAAVRDELAQALTIAGKQEREAELDRVKGLAAEKLLPQFEGREKEISAAYRALTKTLVRERVIKEKKRIDGRGVTDIRTLAAEVEAIPRVHGSALFERGETQILGVTTLNMLRMEQQLDTLAPETRKRYMHNYNFPPYSTGETGRVGSPKRREIGHGALAERALLPVLPTREEFPYAIRQVSEALSSNGSTSMGSVCASTMSLLNAGVPLKAPVAGIAMGLISQEIDGETHYVTLTDILGAEDAFGDMDFKVAGTKQFVTALQLDTKLDGIPASVLAAALKQARDARLHILDVMNEAIDVPDEMSPNAPRIITVKIPVDKIGEVIGPKGKMINQIQEDTGADITIEDDGTIYIGAVDGPAAEAARATINGIANPTMPEVGERYLGTVVKTTTFGAFVSLLPGKDGLLHISQIRKLAGGKRVENVEDVLKVGAKVQVEIAEIDQRGKLSLIPVLEDGEGGSDADADEASDEAQPQSKDEAAK, from the coding sequence GTGGAGAACGAGACCCACTACGCCGAAGCAGTCATCGACAACGGCACCTTCGGCACCCGCACCATCCGTTTCGAGACGGGCCGCCTGGCCCGTCAGGCCGCCGGTTCGGCCGTGGCCTACCTGGACGACGACACCATGGTGCTGTCGGCCACCACCGTTTCCAAGAACCCCAAGGACCAGCTCGACTTCTTCCCGCTCACGGTCGATGTCGAGGAGCGGATGTACGCGGCGGGGCGCATCCCCGGCTCGTTCTTCCGCCGTGAGGGCCGCCCCTCCGAGGACGCGATCCTCACCTGCCGTCTGATCGACCGCCCGCTGCGCCCGTCCTTCAAGAAGGGCCTGCGCAACGAGATCCAGGTCGTCGAGACGATCATGGCGCTCAACCCCGACCACCTCTACGACGTGGTCGCGATCAACGCCGCCTCCTGCTCCACGCAACTGGCCGGGCTGCCCTTCTCCGGTCCGATCGGCGGTACCCGCGTCGCCCTGATCAAGGGCCAGTGGGTGGCCTTCCCGACCCACTCCGAGCTGGAGGAGGCCGTCTTCGACATGGTCGTCGCCGGTCGCGTCCTGGAGGACGGCGACGTCGCGATCATGATGGTCGAGGCCGAGGCCACCCAGCAGACCATCCAGCTGGTCAAGGATGGCGCCGAGGCCCCCACCGAGGAGATCGTCGCCGCCGGCCTGGAGGCGTCGAAGCCCTTCATCAAGGTCCTGTGCAAGGCGCAGGCGGACCTCGCCGCCAAGGCCGCCAAGCCGACCGCCGAGTTCCCGATCTTCCTCGACTTCCAGGACGACATCCTGGAGGCGCTGACCGCCGCCGTCCGCGACGAGCTGGCCCAGGCGCTGACCATCGCGGGCAAGCAGGAGCGCGAGGCCGAGCTGGACCGGGTCAAGGGCCTGGCCGCCGAGAAGCTGCTGCCGCAGTTCGAGGGACGCGAGAAGGAGATCTCCGCCGCGTACCGCGCGCTGACCAAGACCCTGGTGCGCGAGCGCGTCATCAAGGAGAAGAAGCGCATCGACGGCCGCGGCGTCACGGACATCCGTACGCTCGCCGCCGAGGTCGAGGCGATTCCGCGGGTCCACGGCTCGGCGCTGTTCGAGCGCGGCGAGACCCAGATCCTGGGCGTCACCACGCTGAACATGCTCCGCATGGAGCAGCAGCTGGACACGCTCGCGCCCGAGACGCGCAAGCGCTACATGCACAACTACAACTTCCCGCCGTACTCCACCGGTGAGACCGGCCGCGTCGGCTCGCCCAAGCGCCGCGAGATCGGCCACGGCGCCCTGGCCGAGCGGGCGCTGCTGCCCGTGCTGCCGACGCGCGAGGAGTTCCCGTACGCCATCCGCCAGGTCTCCGAGGCGCTCAGCTCCAACGGCTCGACCTCCATGGGGTCGGTCTGCGCTTCGACGATGTCGCTGCTCAACGCCGGTGTGCCGCTGAAGGCGCCGGTCGCGGGCATCGCCATGGGCCTGATCTCCCAGGAGATCGACGGCGAGACCCACTACGTCACCCTCACCGACATCCTCGGTGCGGAGGACGCGTTCGGCGACATGGACTTCAAGGTCGCCGGCACCAAGCAGTTCGTCACCGCGCTGCAGCTGGACACCAAGCTGGACGGCATTCCGGCGTCCGTGCTGGCCGCGGCCCTCAAGCAGGCCCGCGACGCCCGGCTGCACATCCTCGATGTGATGAACGAGGCCATCGACGTCCCGGACGAGATGTCCCCCAACGCGCCGCGGATCATCACCGTCAAGATCCCGGTGGACAAGATCGGTGAGGTCATCGGCCCCAAGGGCAAGATGATCAACCAGATCCAGGAGGACACCGGCGCCGACATCACCATCGAGGACGACGGCACCATCTACATCGGTGCCGTCGACGGCCCGGCCGCCGAGGCCGCCCGCGCGACCATCAACGGCATCGCCAACCCGACCATGCCGGAGGTCGGCGAGCGCTACCTGGGCACGGTCGTGAAGACCACCACCTTCGGTGCCTTCGTCTCCCTGCTCCCGGGCAAGGACGGCCTGCTGCACATCTCGCAGATCCGCAAGCTGGCCGGTGGCAAGCGCGTGGAGAACGTCGAGGACGTGCTGAAGGTCGGCGCCAAAGTCCAGGTCGAGATTGCCGAGATCGACCAGCGCGGCAAGCTCTCCCTCATCCCGGTCCTCGAGGACGGAGAGGGCGGCTCGGACGCGGATGCGGACGAGGCGAGCGACGAAGCGCAGCCCCAGTCGAAGGACGAAGCCGCCAAGTGA
- a CDS encoding tetratricopeptide repeat protein has translation MRAKITYFVLAAVLVVYFVLVGDRGVLLIREGTPVTIAFGLAVLVMPLIGVWFLWQTTQFARSADQLARELEAEGGLPVDELVRTPGGRIDRDSADAVFAKRRAETEQSPDDWRSWFRLAVAYHDARDTPRARKAMQRAIALHDGKPVRAAGG, from the coding sequence GTGCGCGCAAAGATCACATATTTCGTTCTCGCGGCCGTGCTGGTCGTCTACTTCGTGCTGGTCGGCGACCGCGGGGTGCTGCTGATCCGGGAGGGCACCCCGGTCACGATCGCCTTCGGCCTGGCGGTGCTGGTGATGCCCCTCATCGGCGTCTGGTTCCTATGGCAGACCACGCAGTTCGCGCGGAGCGCGGACCAGCTCGCCCGGGAGCTGGAAGCGGAGGGCGGCCTCCCGGTCGACGAGCTGGTACGGACGCCCGGCGGGCGGATCGACCGGGACTCGGCGGACGCCGTCTTCGCCAAGCGCCGGGCCGAGACGGAGCAGTCGCCGGACGACTGGCGGTCCTGGTTCCGGCTCGCCGTGGCGTACCACGACGCCCGGGACACCCCGCGCGCCCGTAAGGCCATGCAGCGCGCCATCGCCCTGCACGACGGCAAGCCGGTGCGGGCGGCCGGCGGCTGA
- a CDS encoding PH domain-containing protein, whose protein sequence is MPLPFLTADRAHDDDAAAGADPLGYEDRDRWRRPYRPGPWRVGGAALLLLLASYVLFSTMIIAVAGSLPAAGICAAVAALMIVTAVRLVRIGVEVSAQGLRRIGLVRSTTVRWQDIAAIRTVQQPVRWLGLPRTVQGQAVLLEPVRGGAPETMFTTHGADFLGHAESFERAADAIEGWAAAHR, encoded by the coding sequence GTGCCCCTGCCCTTCCTGACCGCCGACCGCGCCCACGATGATGACGCGGCGGCCGGAGCGGACCCGCTCGGCTACGAAGACCGGGACCGCTGGCGCCGTCCTTACCGACCGGGGCCCTGGAGGGTCGGGGGCGCCGCTCTTCTGCTCCTGCTCGCCTCGTACGTCCTCTTCTCCACCATGATCATCGCGGTGGCGGGATCGCTGCCCGCGGCGGGCATCTGCGCCGCCGTCGCGGCGCTGATGATCGTGACAGCCGTAAGGCTGGTGCGCATCGGCGTCGAGGTGAGCGCCCAGGGGCTGCGCCGGATCGGCCTCGTCCGCAGCACCACCGTGCGGTGGCAGGACATCGCCGCGATACGCACGGTCCAGCAGCCGGTCCGGTGGCTGGGCCTGCCGCGGACCGTCCAGGGCCAGGCAGTGCTGCTCGAACCGGTGCGCGGCGGAGCGCCGGAGACCATGTTCACCACCCATGGCGCCGACTTCCTGGGCCATGCGGAGAGCTTCGAGCGGGCCGCCGACGCGATCGAGGGCTGGGCCGCCGCCCACCGCTGA